A segment of the Butyrivibrio fibrisolvens genome:
GGCTATGAAGAGCTAATCGAATCAGATTTATATAAACAAATTCAAAGGGAACTATGAGTTTTAATAATAGTATAATGCATAACTAATTAAGGAAGATAGATTTCTATAGATGAGTGATATGTGTATTGAGAAATAGACAGAATGATATCTAATATGCATAAAAAGGACGATTATTAATGTACATAGCTAAAAAACAATATGCAAATAAATTTTAGGAAGGTAATTCATTCGATTTTCTTTTTGTCGATCTTTATGTTGCTGAGAAGATATACTGTTGGATATCATGCCGGAAATTTCTGTTTGTGTTATTTAGAGTCAATGCTTATTTTATATAGAACATGATATTTGGAGATAAAATCATGCCAAATCAGATTTTGTCTTATGTAGCGTTTGTTTCTTCTTTTGTTTTAATAATGCTAGTAGTAGGTACAATTAATCATCCGAACATGAATTATAGTGAGCATGTACTCAAGGAATCCCAAAAATCAGCTAGGTATATGCTGTTATTAGAAACATTTATTATAGTGTCTCTATGGACGTTAGGGGCATCTGAGCAGTACACATGCTTTATGTCCTGGGGAATTATATTATGTGCTTTATGTGATGTGGTAGCAAAAATAACAAAACAGGAGGTGGTGAGATGATAGAAAAAAGATGGTGAAAATGGCTTTACTTCAGGTGATGGCAATGATGGCGGAAGATAAGGCAAACAGCTATAGTTGGG
Coding sequences within it:
- a CDS encoding accessory gene regulator B family protein; protein product: MQINFRKVIHSIFFLSIFMLLRRYTVGYHAGNFCLCYLESMLILYRT
- a CDS encoding accessory gene regulator B family protein, coding for MPNQILSYVAFVSSFVLIMLVVGTINHPNMNYSEHVLKESQKSARYMLLLETFIIVSLWTLGASEQYTCFMSWGIILCALCDVVAKITKQEVVR